AAGGCGACGATGCGAAAGTGGCCGAACTGCTCGAGCACCTGATGCGCGAAGGCGTGCGCGTGCGCAGCTATGCCGACAAGGATCCGACGCTGGAAGACGTGTTCATGCTAGTAACCAAGGGGCTGGTGAATTAGCGGCAGCCAGGATTTGCCCTTGCCGCCGCTGCAAAGCCGCCATATGCTCCCCGCCGGCTGGGGGCCGAATCACGCGGCCGCCCGACAATCGGGCAACGCCGGCCGCCCGGCAACGGAGATTGGCGACGATGCAATACCGGTCCGCGCTCCGACCGACGCTGGTGAATCTTTGCCTCTCGTTGCTGCTGTCCGCAGTCGGTTGTGGCATCCTGCGGTCCGCCGAACAGCCCGTTACTGCAATTCCACGGCGATAAAGACCATGTGATCCCGCTCTGGAGCGCCAAGCGGCTCTTCGCCGCCGCCAACGAGCCGAAGCGATTCGTGACCATCCCCGGCGGCGACCACAACGACCCACCGCCGCCCGCGTTTTTTAACGCCCTGGATGATTTTCTGGCTGCGCTGCAATAACGGCAGCCGGCTGGAAATCCCATTCCGCAACGGGCGGAGCAAACAGCTAGAGCATCGAATC
The window above is part of the Pirellulales bacterium genome. Proteins encoded here:
- a CDS encoding alpha/beta hydrolase gives rise to the protein MASCGPPNSPLLQFHGDKDHVIPLWSAKRLFAAANEPKRFVTIPGGDHNDPPPPAFFNALDDFLAALQ